Part of the Pseudomonadota bacterium genome is shown below.
AGCCAGGCGGTCGCCCAGTGGGCGGTCAGTTGTCCGAACGCCATCGATACCGCCCTGCAGCTGGTGCAGCGTCGGCCGGAAGATCCCGCGGCGCTGCTGCTTTACATCCGGCTGACCAGCACCTGCGCCGAGGCGCCACCGCACGCCCGCGCCAACGCCCTCAACGCTGCCCGGAATCTGAGCCAGCTCTACCCGGGGCCGGTGCTCAGGATCAGCCTGGCGATGGCGGAAGCCGCCAGCGGCGCCTTCGAGCAGGCCGCCGTACTCCATGAGTCGGCCGCCCAGGACCTTGCCCCGGAGCTGACCGCTGACCAGCAAAAGTCCCTGGCTGCACTGCTCGATCGCTATCGGGCGGGGCAGGGCTCTGACCAGCCGTTTTTGCTGAATGAACAGGTCCTCAATCCGCCTCGATTGACCCCCGCTGACCGCCGCTGATCAAGAATTACCGCAATAGCTGCAACATCCCGGTGCACAGGGCAACAAACTTCGGTTTGATTATTGAGCTGCGCCAACAGCCCAAAAGTCACGGTTTAACAACGTTTTAACATGGAAAAACCGCATTGCTCTGCGGTTTTCCCCCTATTTTGGTCTACGAAAAGCAGGGTTTTACTCTGTTGCGCTAAGTGCTACCATCGGCCATCGCCGACACAGGCGACTATGACCTATGTCCTAGGTGCATACCTGGGACGTAGCCCCGAAAAACTGTTTTCGAGTGCCAATCGAAAAGCTGGGAGAGTCTCAACCTATGAGTAACAGACGCAATCCTTTATCCAGTGCCGTGCGTTATGCCCTGATGGGCAGCGTGGCCACCGGGATGGCTGTCGGACTGACCGGAACTGCGCTTGCGCAGGACCAGGATCAGGACGAGGATGCAGCAGTCCTTGATCGCGTAGAAATTACCGGTTCGCGAATTAAGCGCGCCGACATTGAAAGCGCATCCCCGGTCTTCGTCATTCAGCGTGAAGAAATCGAGCGTTCCGGACTGACCTCCATCGGTGACCTGCTTCAGGACCTGCCGATTGCCGGCGCCGCTTTGAACACGCAGTTCAACAACGGCGGTAACGGTGAAACCCGTCTCGACCTGCGGAACCTCGGTTCCAACCGACTGCTGGTTCTGTTGAACGGTCGTCGCTTCGTCTCCAACCTGGGCGGTATTGTTGACCTCAACAACTTCCCGGTTGCCGTTGTTAAGCGAATCGAAGTTCTGAAAGACGGCGCATCAGCCATCTATGGTTCTGACGCTATCTCCGGCGTGGTGAACATCATCACCCGCGACGACTTCGAAGGCCTGCAGGCAAACGCCTACATCGGTCAGTACGAGTCAGAGAACGACGGCGAGATCCAGGCCTACGACTTCTCTGTCGGTACCACCTCGGACCGTGGTTCTATCTTCTTCAACGCGTCTTACGTGAAAGCTGGCGCTGTCTTTGCCGGCGACCGGACCATCTCCGCTGAGCCGCAGTTTGGCACCGGCAACGCGTTTGGTTCTTCCGGTACCCCGCAGGGTCGTATCGGTGCTGGCGTGCTGGGCGGCTTTGGCCTGGTGACCGATCCGGGCACCAACGTCACCGGCCCGGGTGGCCTCGGCGCGGCGGCCTTCCGCCCCGGCGATTTCTCCTTTGGTTCTCCGGGTTCTGGTGCAGACCGCTTCAACTTTGCGCCGCAGAACTACCTGCTGACCCCGCAAACGCGGACCAACGTCTATACCCAAGGTACCTACGACGTCACCGACGACATTCGGATGCGCGTAGAGGCGACCTTCAACCGTCGTCAGTCTGACCAGCTGCTGGCGCCGACGCCCCTGTTCCTGGGTCTGTTCGGCAACAACCTGGCGGCCAACGTGGGTGTTGCTGCTGACAACGCGTTCAACGTGTTCGGCGTCGAACTGCCGGCTTCCAGCTTCCTGCTGGGACGTCGTCTGATCGAGGCAGGTCCACGGCGTTTCTTCCAGGACAACGACAGCTTCCGCTTCGGATTCGGTCTGGAAGGCAGCTTCGAAGCTTTCGATCGTTACTTCGACTGGGACGTCAACTACGTTTATGGCGATATCGACCAATCGGACATCAACCAGGGTCGGGTCAACGTCCAGCGCGTGCAGACTGCTCTGTCGGGTGCACCGTGCCGTAACGACGTCAACGGCGACGGCTGTGTGGAGCTCAACATCTTCGGCGGCCAGGGCCCCGACGGTCTGGGCACCATTACGCCGGCGATGCTGAACTACATTCTCTATACCGAGAACGAGTCAGCCGGTAACCAGCTGCTCGACTACACCGCGAACCTGACCGGTGAGCTGTTCGAGATGCCGGCTGGCCCGCTGGGCTTCGCTGTCGGTTACGAGCACCGGGAAGAGGAAGGTTTCGACTCTCCGGACGCCCTGGTCTCTGCCGGTATTACCTCTGGTAACGCCCGTCAGCCGACCTCCGGCAGCTTCAGCGTCGACGAGTTCTACCTGGAACTGGCGATCCCGCTGCTGTCTGGCGTCACCGGCGCTGAGCGTCTGGACCTGTCGCTGGCCACCCGCTGGTCTGACTACGACACCTTCGGCGACACGATCAACTCCAAGATTGGTATTGAGTGGCAGCCCATCGACGACCTGCTGTTGCGGGCTACCTTCTCTGAAGGTTTCCGTGCGCCGCAGATCAGTGAGCTGTTTGCCGGTCAAGGCGACTCGTTCCCGACCATCAGTGACCCGTGTAACTCGGTTGATACCGACGGTGACGGCGTCTTCGATACCGTTCCGGCGCTGCCGGGCTGTGCTGGCGTACCCAACGGGTACATCCAGGCTAACCCGCAGATTCGGATCACCACCGGTTCAAACCCGAATCTGGATCCGGAGACCTCCGAGTCCACGACGTTCGGCTTCGTATACAGCCCGAGCTGGGCCGACGGACTGGACATCACGGTCGACTACTACAAGATCGAGCTGGAAAACACGATCTCGACCACGGGTGCGGTGACGATTCTCCAGACCTGTGCCAACACCGGGACGATCCTGTGTGATCTCATCCAGAGAAACCCGCAGGGCATCGTGACCGACCTTCTGAACGCCAACACCAACCTTGGCGGTACCGAGGTCGAAGGTGTGGACTTCCTGGTCAGCTATGCGTTTCCTGAGACCGACTGGGGTTTCTTCCGGGTGGTCATGGATGCGGCTTATCAGGGCACCAACGAAAACACGGTGCTGGCCAACGACGGTTCTGGTGACTTTGTTAACCAGAACCTCCTGGGCTTCAACATCGGTGACGGTGCGTTCGCTCGCTGGAAGTCAAACATCGATGCGAACTGGAGCTACGGTGACTGGGAAGCCACCTGGGGTA
Proteins encoded:
- a CDS encoding TonB-dependent receptor; the protein is MSNRRNPLSSAVRYALMGSVATGMAVGLTGTALAQDQDQDEDAAVLDRVEITGSRIKRADIESASPVFVIQREEIERSGLTSIGDLLQDLPIAGAALNTQFNNGGNGETRLDLRNLGSNRLLVLLNGRRFVSNLGGIVDLNNFPVAVVKRIEVLKDGASAIYGSDAISGVVNIITRDDFEGLQANAYIGQYESENDGEIQAYDFSVGTTSDRGSIFFNASYVKAGAVFAGDRTISAEPQFGTGNAFGSSGTPQGRIGAGVLGGFGLVTDPGTNVTGPGGLGAAAFRPGDFSFGSPGSGADRFNFAPQNYLLTPQTRTNVYTQGTYDVTDDIRMRVEATFNRRQSDQLLAPTPLFLGLFGNNLAANVGVAADNAFNVFGVELPASSFLLGRRLIEAGPRRFFQDNDSFRFGFGLEGSFEAFDRYFDWDVNYVYGDIDQSDINQGRVNVQRVQTALSGAPCRNDVNGDGCVELNIFGGQGPDGLGTITPAMLNYILYTENESAGNQLLDYTANLTGELFEMPAGPLGFAVGYEHREEEGFDSPDALVSAGITSGNARQPTSGSFSVDEFYLELAIPLLSGVTGAERLDLSLATRWSDYDTFGDTINSKIGIEWQPIDDLLLRATFSEGFRAPQISELFAGQGDSFPTISDPCNSVDTDGDGVFDTVPALPGCAGVPNGYIQANPQIRITTGSNPNLDPETSESTTFGFVYSPSWADGLDITVDYYKIELENTISTTGAVTILQTCANTGTILCDLIQRNPQGIVTDLLNANTNLGGTEVEGVDFLVSYAFPETDWGFFRVVMDAAYQGTNENTVLANDGSGDFVNQNLLGFNIGDGAFARWKSNIDANWSYGDWEATWGIQYIHGSEEACDPQDWGAFGFCNAGGDADGDGFQDNRRIGGTAYHDMQVSYFLSEYDTRLTFGINNVFDKNPPLSVTAFANSFNVADYRTPGVFPYVRMTVDF